A window of the Dioscorea cayenensis subsp. rotundata cultivar TDr96_F1 chromosome 14, TDr96_F1_v2_PseudoChromosome.rev07_lg8_w22 25.fasta, whole genome shotgun sequence genome harbors these coding sequences:
- the LOC120276391 gene encoding CBS domain-containing protein CBSX5-like yields MAVSLVCGEVSDLCIGKPALRPLPSTATVGDALLALRSRCGGELCVSFWSADKKTIAGRVSVVDVVCYLCSESNIADPARALADPVSVLLPKDSGLVCRLEPNSCILDALDAILEGIQTLVVPIRRRKLSAGGGEEFCWLTQEDLVRHFLNSIAVISSVAARPVASLNVVRSDFVAVRYRDPALSALPLLRRAISTQTSVAVVTDDGKLIGEISPSTLANCDEGVAAALAALSAGDLMAYIDCSPAPPVSAILAVKSKLKEKNLTGMLELLDEEFSQTLVMPLSSSSDEDEDTSTMNRRKPRRMRSGSYSARMGRRSEEAIVCHPESSLVAVMVQALAHRVSYVWVVDEEYTLVGIVTFPDILKVLREQFTDSF; encoded by the exons ATGGCAGTGAGCCTCGTGTGCGGTGAGGTATCGGACCTCTGCATCGGCAAGCCGGCGCTACGACCGCTGCCCTCCACAGCCACCGTTGGTGACGCCCTTCTCGCTCTCAGGAGCCGATGCGGCGGAGAACTCTGTGTTAGCTTCTGGAGCGCCGACAAGAAGACCATCGCCGGCCGGGTCTCCGTCGTTGACGTTGTTTGCTATCTCTGCTCTGAGAGCAACATCGCTGACCCAGCCCGTGCCCTCGCTGATCCTGTCTCTGTTCTTCTCCCCAAGGATTCCGGCCTTGTTTGCCGTCTTGAGCCCAATTCCTG TATCTTGGACGCGTTGGACGCGATCCTTGAGGGCATCCAGACACTGGTGGTGCCCATTCGCCGGAGAAAGCTATCCGCCGGTGGCGGCGAAGAGTTCTGCTGGTTGACCCAAGAGGACCTTGTCCGCCATTTCCTCAACTCCATCGCTGTCATCTCGTCGGTCGCCGCTCGCCCTGTTGCCTCTCTCAACGTCGTCCGCTCCGACTTCGTCGCCGTCCGCTACCGTGACCCCGCCCTCTCCGCGCTCCCTCTCCTCCGCCGTGCGATTTCCACCCAAACCTCCGTCGCCGTGGTCACCGACGACGGCAAACTGATCGGCGAGATATCCCCCTCAACCCTCGCCAACTGCGACGAGGGTGTTGCCGCCGCCCTCGCCGCGCTCTCTGCCGGCGATCTCATGGCCTACATCGACTGCTCCCCGGCCCCACCGGTGTCTGCCATCCTCGCAGTCAAATCCAAACTCAAAGAGAAAAACCTCACCGGCATGCTAGAGCTCCTCGATGAGGAATTCTCACAAACCCTTGTCATGCCCTTATCCTCATCCTCAGATGAGGACGAAGACACATCCACCATGAATCGCAGAAAACCAAGGAGGATGAGGTCAGGCAGCTACTCAGCTCGAATGGGAAGAAGGTCAGAGGAGGCTATCGTTTGCCATCCTGAGAGCTCGCTTGTGGCCGTGATGGTCCAAGCGCTGGCGCACAGAGTGAGCTACGTGTGGGTGGTGGACGAAGAGTACACCCTTGTGGGCATTGTCACCTTCCCAGACATTCTCAAGGTTTTAAGGGAGCAATTCACAGACTCTTTTTGA